GAACACCGGTGGGAAGCACAGAGCTTTTCTCGGTAGAGATGGGCCTACACTAGGGTTCGGCGCTTAGCCCATACCTTTTTGCCTTGATCTTAGATGAGTTATCTAGTGGCCTTCAGAAGGAACTACCGTGGTGCATGATTTTTGCCGATGACATTGCACTTATTGCGAGATCGACGGAGGAGCTAAACAGTAGGTTAGAGAAATGGAGAGAAGCACTTGAAGACAATGGTTTATGTGTGAGCCGAGAGAAGAATGAATACCTACGATGTGACTTCGATAAGCAGGAAATAAGACAAAATGGGGATGAGGATATTCGCATTGGGGAGCGGATATTGGATCCGAAAGTGTCTTTTAGATACGTAGGATCCGTGATACACAAATCAGGGAGGATAGACGAAGACGTGACACATCGAATCCAAGCTGGATGGATGAGGTGGAGAGCAGCTTCTGGAGTCATATGCGACAAGCGGATCCCGCTAAAACTGAAAGGCAAGTTTTACAGAGTGGCTATTAGACCGGCTATGTTATACACGTCAGAATATTGGCCGATGACGAAAGCCCAAGCGTCTCGAGTAGAGGTGGTAGAGATGAGGATGCTAAGGTGGTCTTCCGGGAAGACCCTATCAGACAGGATCCCCACGAGAGTTTTTAGAGCCGATCTtgaagtagggaccatcattaGCAAGCTAAGAGAAGGGCGCTTCAGATGGTTTGACCATGTTAGGAGAAGGGATCGAATAGCACCATTAAAGAGAGCGGAGTCTATTCACGTCGAAGGCATACGAAGATGGAGAAGGCCTATGATGAGGTGGGAGGACCGATTAGCGAAGGACCTAATTGAGCTTGgtttgtcggaggacatgacgtcgGATAGGAAGGCCCggagaactaggattagagtagaGGATTAGGTTAGGGTATGACTTTTGCGGGACTTTGATTGACATCTTTTTCCCATAGTGCCTTGCCTAAGGTGGTTCGTGTTGGTTTTGCTGGGAGAAGTAGGCCCAACATAGGTGGCTCAAGGCCACAGAAGGCTTTGACCTGTCAGGAGAAGAGGTAGGTCGATGGAAGTAGAAAGACAGAATACCGAAGGATACGAAGGAGTTTTCTGGTGGAGGAGGTGGACATTAGGTGTAAGGCATATGGGAATAGGTTTTTGTAGTCTTTTTTCTTAGACGTTGGTTCTTAGTAACCTCCGTAGTGGTTTTGGCCTGAGTAGAGGGAGGCCAAAAtcgaggggggaggttactcttggCTGCCCGAAAATGTTTTGCCTGTTGGAGGACATGACCGATGAAAGTTTATTAGAGGACTAGGACTAGTTTAGGGGTTTGAGAGCTTGGGAGATGACTCGGATTAGTCTAGCTAGGCGGCTAAGTTAGTGTGTTTCATAGGTTGCGCACCACCCGTTATTTTCTTTGGACCATCGGGCACTAGGATTCTTAGTTAATTCCTTATATGTAGGTAGGTTTTGGCTTTATGCTGAAACACTTGTAAATTTGTCTACGTTCTATATGGTTGTTATTATATGCGTTTTGTTGAGTGTTTTTAGTTATCTAGGTCGCTTGTTGCTACTTgtccttttttcttttgttgtcgGGTGTACTCAGGAGACAGTTTCTAGAGGATTAAGTGTATAGGTTACCTTTGTCGTT
The Erigeron canadensis isolate Cc75 chromosome 2, C_canadensis_v1, whole genome shotgun sequence DNA segment above includes these coding regions:
- the LOC122587864 gene encoding uncharacterized protein LOC122587864; this translates as MGRNKAVGPDQIPVEAWRCLGDMGISLLTSLFNKIWTSAKMPEEWRLSEVIPIYKNKGDVQSCSNYRGIKLKELPWCMIFADDIALIARSTEELNSRLEKWREALEDNGLCVSREKNEYLRCDFDKQEIRQNGDEDIRIGERILDPKVSFRYVGSVIHKSGRIDEDVTHRIQAGWMRWRAASGVICDKRIPLKLKGKFYRVAIRPAMLYTSEYWPMTKAQASRVEVVEMRMLRWSSGKTLSDRIPTRVFRADLEVGTIISKLREGRFRWFDHVRRRDRIAPLKRAESIHVEGIRRWRRPMMRWEDRLAKDLIELGLSEDMTSDRKARRTRIRVED